In Melospiza georgiana isolate bMelGeo1 chromosome 8, bMelGeo1.pri, whole genome shotgun sequence, one genomic interval encodes:
- the POLL gene encoding DNA polymerase lambda isoform X1, which yields MEPRGIVKAFPKRKKVRDGSEKSIPPKIPKEQGTETPEAEWLKPVVAFVLQAGIGQARAEIFRRQIVHNGGVVHSQLCPEVTHVIVAEHMDCPRALRLLRLTKLPPGLQLVKAAWLSACIRDQKLLSTAGYGVFIPHRYLEEEEFQKEQQQILDREKLQPPAEEGAVKPSTESQLDSSQQGLGTLGQQRLAEKYSDDEDSEGEDAGVTQGDLEALISGHYPVKSSEEISDSSDTVAQPPSKWVCAQSSNTKKENHNQCITEKLEVLAKAYSVQGDKWRALGYSKAINALKSYHKPVTSYQEACKIPGIGKRMAEKILEILESGHLRKLDHISESVPVLELFSNIWGAGVKTAQMWYQQGFRTLDDIRSKAALTSQQAVGLKHYADFLERMPREEAAEIEQTVRQAALAIKPGLVCVACGSYRRGKATCGDVDVLVTHPDGQSHRGVFSQLLSSLRRSGFLTDDLVSQEDNGDQQKYLGVCRLPGPARRHRRLDVIVVPYREFACALLYFTGSAHFNRSMRALAKSKGMSLSEHALSSAVVRGPGGAKVAPGHALPTPTERDVFIQLGLPYREPSERDW from the exons ATGGAGCCACGAGGGATTGTCAAAGCCTTTCCCAAGAGAAAGAAGGTGAGGGATGGCTCAGAGAAAAGCATCCCTCCAAAGATCCCGAAGGAGCAAGGAACAGAGACACCAGAGG cagAGTGGCTGAAACCAGTCGTTGCCTTCGTGCTGCAAGCCGGCATTGGCCAGGCCAGGGCCGAGATCTTCCGCAGGCAGATTGTGCACAACGGGGGCGTGGttcacagccagctgtgccccgAGGTGACACACGTCATTGTGGCCGAGCACATGGACTGCCCCCGCGCCCTCCGGCTCCTCAGGCTCACCAAGCTGCCCCCGGGGCTGCAGCTGGTGAAGGCAGCCTGGCTTAGTGCCTGCATTAGGGACCAGAagctgctgagcactgctggctATGGCGTCTTTATCCCTCACAG GtacctggaggaggaggaattccAGAAGGAACAGCAGCAGATCCTGGACAGAGAAAaactgcagcccccagcagaggagggagcagtGAAACCAAGCACTGAATCACAGCTGGATTCCTCACAGCAAGGCTTGGGCACCCTTGGGCAGCAGCGACTGGCTGAG AAATACTCTGATGATGAAGACAGTGAAGGAGAAGATGCTGGTGTCACCCAGGGAGACCTGGAAGCATTGATTTCTGGCCACTACCCTGTGAAATCATCAGAGGAGATCAGTGATAGCTCTGACACAGTGGCCCAGCCTCCCAGCAAGTGGGTTTGTGCCCAGTCTTCCAACACCAAGAAGGAAAATCACAACCAGTGCATCACAGAGAAGCTGGAAGTGCTGGCAAAGGCTTACTCTGTCCAGGGGGACAAGTGGAGAGCTCTGGGCTACTCCAAAGCAATCAATGCACTTAAGAGCTACCACAAACCAGTCACCTCCTACCAG GAAGCCTGTAAAATCCCTGGCATTGGGAAGCGGATGGCAGAGAAGATCCTGGAGATCTTGGAGAGTGGGCACCTGCGCAAGCTGGATCACATCAGTGAGAGTGTGCCTGTGCTGGAGTTGTTTTCCAACATCTGGGGAGCAGGGGTCAAGACAGCTCAGATGTGGTACCAGCAG GGTTTCCGGACGCTGGATGACATCCGCAGCAAGGCCGCTCTGACCAGCCAGCAGGCCGTGGGGCTGAAGCACTACGCGGATTTCCTGGAGCGCATGCCTCgggaggaagctgcagagatAGAGCAGACT GTCAGACAAGCTGCCCTGGCCATCAAGCCTGGCCTCGTGTGTGTTGCCTGTGGCTCCTACCGTCGGGGGAAGGCCACGTGTGGAGATGTGGATGTGCTGGTCACTCACCCGGATGGGCAGTCTCACCGTGGCGTGTTCAgccagctgctcagcagcctccGCAGGAGCG GCTTCCTTACAGACGACCTGGTGAGTCAGGAGGACAACGGTGATCAGCAGAAGTACCTGGGCGTGTGCCGCCTGCCGGGGCCCGCGCGGCGCCACCGCCGCCTGGACGTCATCGTGGTGCCGTACCGGGAGTTCGCCTGCGCCCTGCTCTACTTCACGGGCTCGGCTCACTTCAACCGCTCCATGCGCGCCCTGGCCAAGAGCAAGGGCATGAGCCTGTCGGAGCACGCGCTCAGCTCGGCCGTGGTGCGGGGCCCTGGCGGTGCCAAGGTGGCCCCTGGGCACGCTCTGCCCACCCCCACCGAGAGAGATGTCTTCattcagctggggctgccttACCGCGAGCCCTCCGAACGGGACTGGTGA
- the POLL gene encoding DNA polymerase lambda isoform X2, whose amino-acid sequence MEPRGIVKAFPKRKKVRDGSEKSIPPKIPKEQGTETPEEWLKPVVAFVLQAGIGQARAEIFRRQIVHNGGVVHSQLCPEVTHVIVAEHMDCPRALRLLRLTKLPPGLQLVKAAWLSACIRDQKLLSTAGYGVFIPHRYLEEEEFQKEQQQILDREKLQPPAEEGAVKPSTESQLDSSQQGLGTLGQQRLAEKYSDDEDSEGEDAGVTQGDLEALISGHYPVKSSEEISDSSDTVAQPPSKWVCAQSSNTKKENHNQCITEKLEVLAKAYSVQGDKWRALGYSKAINALKSYHKPVTSYQEACKIPGIGKRMAEKILEILESGHLRKLDHISESVPVLELFSNIWGAGVKTAQMWYQQGFRTLDDIRSKAALTSQQAVGLKHYADFLERMPREEAAEIEQTVRQAALAIKPGLVCVACGSYRRGKATCGDVDVLVTHPDGQSHRGVFSQLLSSLRRSGFLTDDLVSQEDNGDQQKYLGVCRLPGPARRHRRLDVIVVPYREFACALLYFTGSAHFNRSMRALAKSKGMSLSEHALSSAVVRGPGGAKVAPGHALPTPTERDVFIQLGLPYREPSERDW is encoded by the exons ATGGAGCCACGAGGGATTGTCAAAGCCTTTCCCAAGAGAAAGAAGGTGAGGGATGGCTCAGAGAAAAGCATCCCTCCAAAGATCCCGAAGGAGCAAGGAACAGAGACACCAGAGG AGTGGCTGAAACCAGTCGTTGCCTTCGTGCTGCAAGCCGGCATTGGCCAGGCCAGGGCCGAGATCTTCCGCAGGCAGATTGTGCACAACGGGGGCGTGGttcacagccagctgtgccccgAGGTGACACACGTCATTGTGGCCGAGCACATGGACTGCCCCCGCGCCCTCCGGCTCCTCAGGCTCACCAAGCTGCCCCCGGGGCTGCAGCTGGTGAAGGCAGCCTGGCTTAGTGCCTGCATTAGGGACCAGAagctgctgagcactgctggctATGGCGTCTTTATCCCTCACAG GtacctggaggaggaggaattccAGAAGGAACAGCAGCAGATCCTGGACAGAGAAAaactgcagcccccagcagaggagggagcagtGAAACCAAGCACTGAATCACAGCTGGATTCCTCACAGCAAGGCTTGGGCACCCTTGGGCAGCAGCGACTGGCTGAG AAATACTCTGATGATGAAGACAGTGAAGGAGAAGATGCTGGTGTCACCCAGGGAGACCTGGAAGCATTGATTTCTGGCCACTACCCTGTGAAATCATCAGAGGAGATCAGTGATAGCTCTGACACAGTGGCCCAGCCTCCCAGCAAGTGGGTTTGTGCCCAGTCTTCCAACACCAAGAAGGAAAATCACAACCAGTGCATCACAGAGAAGCTGGAAGTGCTGGCAAAGGCTTACTCTGTCCAGGGGGACAAGTGGAGAGCTCTGGGCTACTCCAAAGCAATCAATGCACTTAAGAGCTACCACAAACCAGTCACCTCCTACCAG GAAGCCTGTAAAATCCCTGGCATTGGGAAGCGGATGGCAGAGAAGATCCTGGAGATCTTGGAGAGTGGGCACCTGCGCAAGCTGGATCACATCAGTGAGAGTGTGCCTGTGCTGGAGTTGTTTTCCAACATCTGGGGAGCAGGGGTCAAGACAGCTCAGATGTGGTACCAGCAG GGTTTCCGGACGCTGGATGACATCCGCAGCAAGGCCGCTCTGACCAGCCAGCAGGCCGTGGGGCTGAAGCACTACGCGGATTTCCTGGAGCGCATGCCTCgggaggaagctgcagagatAGAGCAGACT GTCAGACAAGCTGCCCTGGCCATCAAGCCTGGCCTCGTGTGTGTTGCCTGTGGCTCCTACCGTCGGGGGAAGGCCACGTGTGGAGATGTGGATGTGCTGGTCACTCACCCGGATGGGCAGTCTCACCGTGGCGTGTTCAgccagctgctcagcagcctccGCAGGAGCG GCTTCCTTACAGACGACCTGGTGAGTCAGGAGGACAACGGTGATCAGCAGAAGTACCTGGGCGTGTGCCGCCTGCCGGGGCCCGCGCGGCGCCACCGCCGCCTGGACGTCATCGTGGTGCCGTACCGGGAGTTCGCCTGCGCCCTGCTCTACTTCACGGGCTCGGCTCACTTCAACCGCTCCATGCGCGCCCTGGCCAAGAGCAAGGGCATGAGCCTGTCGGAGCACGCGCTCAGCTCGGCCGTGGTGCGGGGCCCTGGCGGTGCCAAGGTGGCCCCTGGGCACGCTCTGCCCACCCCCACCGAGAGAGATGTCTTCattcagctggggctgccttACCGCGAGCCCTCCGAACGGGACTGGTGA